One window of the Runella slithyformis DSM 19594 genome contains the following:
- a CDS encoding universal stress protein, whose amino-acid sequence MASNQRKKKMRTILVPTDFSENAQKALEFAQIIAERYDAGISLVHAYHPPVVDPNLPAETLVMLAEQTEKIDAEKLESWEKECRADGFACVSKPVFGAASEVILDEVKAQKPILVVMGRTGKGGWLDKLMGSVATSVAAKATCPVLVLPPQAHIIDIKRIVYATELERPEENALGFAFNLAEHFKAELDLVKVNAAFEVNIFDDEQFQNDIKATFGDKKYAMHTIDDDSVVNGLQKYADTHHADLIVMATRKRDWLSGMINPSVSKKMVLNTHIPVLICHLEQTETLEA is encoded by the coding sequence ATGGCATCCAATCAACGTAAAAAGAAAATGAGAACAATTCTGGTCCCCACCGACTTTTCAGAAAATGCGCAAAAGGCTTTGGAGTTTGCTCAAATCATCGCAGAACGATACGACGCAGGTATTTCGCTGGTGCATGCGTATCATCCGCCCGTCGTTGATCCTAACCTGCCTGCCGAGACGCTGGTGATGTTGGCGGAACAAACCGAAAAGATTGATGCGGAAAAGCTCGAGTCGTGGGAAAAAGAATGTCGGGCCGATGGCTTCGCCTGCGTAAGCAAACCGGTATTCGGGGCGGCATCGGAAGTGATTTTGGATGAAGTCAAAGCCCAAAAGCCCATTTTGGTAGTCATGGGACGTACGGGCAAAGGCGGTTGGCTGGACAAACTCATGGGCAGCGTAGCCACGAGTGTGGCGGCCAAAGCGACCTGTCCGGTATTGGTACTTCCTCCGCAGGCACATATTATTGATATAAAGCGGATCGTATACGCTACCGAACTCGAACGGCCCGAAGAAAATGCTTTGGGCTTTGCGTTCAATCTGGCTGAACACTTTAAAGCGGAACTAGATCTCGTCAAAGTAAATGCGGCCTTTGAAGTGAATATCTTTGACGATGAGCAGTTTCAAAATGATATCAAAGCGACATTCGGCGATAAAAAATACGCAATGCACACAATCGACGACGATTCGGTTGTGAATGGATTGCAGAAGTACGCCGATACGCACCATGCAGACCTGATCGTGATGGCTACCCGCAAACGCGATTGGCTCTCAGGGATGATCAATCCGAGCGTATCCAAAAAAATGGTGCTGAATACGCATATCCCGGTCCTGATCTGTCACTTGGAACAAACGGAAACATTAGAGGCGTAA
- a CDS encoding alpha/beta hydrolase — MPHFFTVELSDPRFESDHLRLITVKSPALHKRADITVFVPDVPVTELKGMVILLHGVYGSHWAWTLKGGVHQTAERLINEGSLPPMLLVMPSDGLFADGSGYVPHVSEDYEKWIVEDVPNVVTEQLTGRPLPIFITGLSMGGYGALRLGAKHPDTFRAFSGHSSVTELNQLSQFAEDFDGLLSVVQTQESVLEAILQHKATLLPFRFDCGSEDILIEPNRQLHQALAEHGIDHQYDEFSGGHEWPYWEEHVVDSLLFFGRFCA; from the coding sequence ATGCCCCATTTTTTTACCGTCGAACTCTCCGACCCGCGCTTTGAATCCGACCATCTGCGACTGATTACGGTCAAAAGCCCGGCCCTCCATAAACGCGCCGACATCACGGTGTTTGTCCCCGACGTGCCGGTGACCGAACTCAAAGGCATGGTCATTCTCCTGCACGGGGTGTACGGAAGTCACTGGGCATGGACGCTGAAAGGAGGGGTTCATCAAACCGCCGAGCGACTTATTAACGAAGGTTCGTTGCCGCCCATGCTGCTGGTCATGCCCTCCGACGGGCTGTTTGCCGACGGCAGCGGCTACGTGCCGCATGTCTCGGAAGATTATGAAAAATGGATCGTGGAAGATGTACCCAACGTGGTGACCGAACAGCTCACCGGGCGTCCGTTGCCGATTTTCATTACGGGACTTTCGATGGGCGGGTACGGTGCGCTGCGGTTGGGTGCCAAACACCCCGATACCTTCAGGGCATTCTCGGGCCATTCGTCCGTGACGGAATTGAATCAATTGAGTCAGTTTGCGGAAGATTTTGACGGATTGCTCTCCGTAGTTCAAACGCAGGAATCGGTGTTGGAAGCTATCCTGCAACACAAAGCCACGCTTCTCCCTTTTCGCTTTGATTGCGGCAGTGAGGATATACTTATTGAACCGAATCGACAATTGCATCAGGCGCTGGCAGAGCACGGCATTGATCATCAATACGATGAATTTTCGGGTGGACACGAATGGCCGTATTGGGAAGAGCATGTTGTTGATTCTTTGCTCTTTTTCGGTCGTTTTTGTGCTTGA
- a CDS encoding M56 family metallopeptidase — MNYEFFSYLLKAGFVLAILTSAYAWLVKRETFLQVNRWLLWINVAATLLLPVIPLPDVAWMPDAPAKAVAVVLPPAQLPPATMKDRSEPYVSTPQQAVAADSELTGTNPESSLSVWDWIGIIYGAVAGLLTLKLMIQLGALWRLKRNGTQYTTDEGVYLIESDGITSPFSFFNRIFYNPAHHNEEEWAQVWAHECVHAHQLHSLDMLTAEVLKIVFWFNPFAWWHQRLVRETLEFITDRAVLNSGIEKKSYQYHLLRTTLSADKQTFTSHFGGPNFNKSFLKARIEMMNKANSKWMGIGKYFAFVGMLWLCAAFTKPYREEVTKKVASQVPALKAILESVPAPKAAFNDFVWDEPLTEIRKDSLSLELNVPLTVEADTQTLVSSTKYITYEKGVLHWLITPKTTLEDFVEMKKEFAKRDLRFEVTEVKMDPLNTFIIGITAGAFRNEGSGATIRTYAPEDSIRPIPSRGGYISIGKSGFGGTLFKKDMVASLTATAIQEEEIAQKEWDKNRIKYLQIQTTDHLGAGGSTTFTKESLTNLKSQAKKSRYLNLSANNFLQIAEARRNDIVMLNGKSTTMDEIEQIPLSQFHSAIFMDTWNKDKTERKYYTLIFTEK; from the coding sequence ATGAACTACGAATTCTTCTCCTATCTTCTGAAAGCCGGCTTCGTATTGGCCATTCTTACGTCGGCGTACGCGTGGCTGGTCAAGCGTGAGACTTTTTTGCAGGTCAATCGGTGGCTGTTGTGGATCAATGTAGCGGCAACGCTGCTGCTGCCCGTCATTCCCCTGCCCGATGTTGCGTGGATGCCGGATGCCCCCGCCAAAGCTGTGGCTGTGGTGTTACCTCCTGCCCAACTTCCTCCCGCAACGATGAAGGACAGATCCGAGCCGTATGTTTCTACCCCACAGCAGGCCGTGGCTGCTGATTCAGAATTGACGGGAACAAATCCGGAATCGTCGCTTTCGGTGTGGGATTGGATAGGCATCATATATGGTGCAGTGGCGGGTTTGTTAACGCTGAAATTAATGATTCAGTTGGGCGCACTTTGGCGACTGAAACGCAACGGCACCCAATACACCACCGATGAAGGCGTCTATTTGATCGAAAGTGATGGCATCACGTCGCCTTTTTCGTTTTTCAACCGGATTTTTTACAATCCCGCCCACCACAACGAAGAAGAGTGGGCGCAGGTGTGGGCACACGAATGCGTACACGCGCACCAACTCCACAGCCTTGACATGCTTACGGCCGAAGTGCTGAAGATCGTGTTTTGGTTCAATCCATTTGCGTGGTGGCATCAGCGACTGGTTCGGGAAACGCTCGAATTCATCACTGACCGCGCCGTGCTGAACAGCGGCATCGAAAAGAAATCGTATCAATACCATCTGCTTCGCACTACGCTCTCGGCCGACAAACAAACCTTTACCAGCCACTTCGGTGGACCGAATTTTAATAAATCGTTTCTTAAAGCACGTATCGAAATGATGAACAAAGCAAATTCAAAATGGATGGGCATCGGCAAGTACTTTGCCTTTGTGGGAATGCTCTGGCTGTGCGCCGCTTTTACGAAGCCCTATCGGGAGGAGGTAACCAAGAAAGTGGCATCGCAAGTGCCTGCATTGAAGGCGATTTTGGAATCTGTACCTGCTCCGAAGGCAGCTTTTAATGATTTTGTGTGGGATGAACCCCTGACAGAAATCCGAAAAGACAGTCTTTCTTTGGAGCTAAACGTACCGCTTACCGTTGAAGCTGATACTCAAACGTTGGTTTCCTCTACTAAATACATCACGTACGAAAAAGGTGTACTCCACTGGCTGATCACCCCCAAAACTACATTGGAAGACTTCGTAGAAATGAAAAAAGAATTCGCCAAACGTGACCTGAGGTTTGAAGTAACCGAAGTAAAAATGGACCCTCTCAATACGTTTATCATTGGTATTACCGCCGGAGCATTCAGAAATGAAGGCAGTGGAGCCACCATAAGGACATACGCACCGGAAGATTCTATCAGACCTATACCTTCAAGGGGTGGGTATATTTCAATAGGCAAATCCGGCTTTGGCGGAACCTTATTTAAGAAAGATATGGTGGCTTCACTGACAGCGACAGCAATACAGGAGGAAGAAATAGCCCAAAAGGAATGGGATAAAAATCGCATCAAATACCTGCAAATACAAACAACCGATCATTTGGGCGCGGGGGGAAGTACGACCTTCACAAAAGAGAGCTTAACTAATCTAAAATCGCAGGCTAAAAAGTCAAGATACCTCAATCTTTCGGCTAATAATTTTCTACAAATCGCCGAAGCCCGCAGAAATGACATTGTTATGTTGAACGGAAAATCCACTACCATGGACGAAATAGAGCAAATACCTCTGAGTCAATTTCATTCGGCGATATTTATGGATACCTGGAACAAAGACAAAACCGAAAGGAAGTATTATACATTGATTTTTACGGAAAAATAA
- a CDS encoding Zn-dependent alcohol dehydrogenase has translation MVHSKAAVADGNGRFSIQTLEVAAPQGDEVLVQIKAAGICHTDWDSQSWGKPLVMGHEGAGIVTHIGPEVTSLLPGDKVMLNWAIPCHKCFQCQEGNQHICEVNSPVTAGNKASGGHATLSSTLLDGQPIERAFSLGTMSEYTLVREAACVKITVDMPFSSAAIVGCGVMTGYGSVVNAAKVKTGSSVVVLGTGGVGLNVIQGARIAGAAKIIAVDINPLRLEMAKEYGATDTVLADKADKGLMQAAQTVKSMTNGRGADYAFECTAIPELGAAPLAMVRNAGVACQVSGIEQEITIDMNLFEWDKVYINPLYGKARPQIDFPILQQLYAKGDLILDKMVTKTYALDQLGEAFADMHAGRNAKGVIVF, from the coding sequence ATGGTTCACTCCAAAGCCGCCGTCGCCGATGGTAACGGCAGATTTTCCATTCAAACGCTCGAAGTTGCTGCTCCGCAAGGTGATGAAGTATTGGTACAAATCAAAGCGGCGGGCATCTGCCATACCGACTGGGACTCCCAATCGTGGGGCAAGCCTCTCGTCATGGGCCACGAAGGTGCCGGCATCGTGACCCACATCGGCCCGGAGGTGACGAGCCTTCTGCCGGGCGATAAAGTGATGCTCAACTGGGCCATTCCGTGTCACAAATGCTTTCAGTGTCAGGAAGGCAATCAACATATCTGCGAAGTCAATTCGCCCGTTACGGCAGGCAATAAGGCCTCTGGCGGCCACGCCACCCTGAGTTCTACCCTTCTGGACGGCCAACCCATTGAGCGCGCCTTCAGTCTCGGCACCATGTCCGAATACACATTGGTGCGCGAAGCCGCCTGCGTTAAAATTACGGTCGATATGCCTTTTTCGTCGGCAGCCATTGTCGGATGCGGTGTCATGACGGGCTACGGTTCGGTGGTCAATGCCGCCAAGGTCAAAACGGGAAGTTCGGTAGTGGTGCTCGGCACGGGCGGCGTAGGACTGAACGTTATTCAGGGGGCACGAATCGCGGGTGCCGCCAAGATCATCGCCGTAGACATCAATCCCTTACGGCTCGAAATGGCCAAAGAATACGGTGCCACCGACACCGTACTCGCTGATAAAGCCGATAAAGGCCTCATGCAGGCTGCCCAAACCGTCAAGTCCATGACCAACGGGCGCGGGGCTGATTACGCGTTTGAATGTACGGCCATTCCCGAACTCGGTGCGGCTCCGCTCGCCATGGTGCGCAACGCGGGCGTAGCCTGTCAGGTCAGCGGCATTGAGCAGGAAATAACGATTGACATGAACCTCTTTGAATGGGACAAAGTCTACATTAATCCCCTTTACGGCAAAGCCCGCCCCCAAATTGACTTTCCCATCCTCCAGCAACTCTACGCCAAAGGCGACCTCATTCTGGACAAAATGGTGACTAAAACCTACGCCTTAGACCAACTCGGCGAAGCCTTCGCCGATATGCACGCGGGGAGGAATGCGAAGGGGGTGATTGTGTTTTAA
- a CDS encoding dienelactone hydrolase family protein, whose translation MKKLILVGAMLALQAFTPRPLEAPIPLCQTSEHDMAMLGADPAFQNLHEAPLPYHYAGKGEMITFPTPDGKPASAFFIKSAKKSDKWLLVYQEWWGLNDHIKKEAETFYNDLGNVNVLALDMYDGQVGTTPQEAGKIMQSTPKERLEAIMKGGIAYAGEKAKIASVGWCFGGMLSLQSALLEGKQAAGCVMYYGRPEQDVEKLKTLNVDVLGIFGSQDQGIPPATVAKFEENMKAAGKQVTIKMYDAAHGFANPSNPKHDPTATADAYKNALGYLKKKLS comes from the coding sequence ATGAAAAAACTCATTCTTGTAGGGGCTATGCTTGCGTTGCAGGCGTTCACGCCCCGCCCGCTCGAAGCGCCCATTCCGTTGTGCCAAACGTCGGAGCACGACATGGCGATGCTGGGGGCTGATCCCGCTTTCCAAAACCTTCATGAAGCCCCGCTGCCCTATCATTATGCCGGCAAAGGCGAAATGATCACCTTCCCCACGCCCGACGGCAAGCCGGCATCTGCCTTCTTTATTAAATCGGCCAAAAAATCGGACAAATGGCTGTTGGTGTATCAGGAATGGTGGGGGCTCAATGATCATATCAAAAAAGAAGCGGAAACCTTCTACAATGATCTTGGCAACGTAAACGTACTGGCCCTCGACATGTACGACGGTCAGGTAGGTACCACTCCGCAGGAAGCAGGCAAGATCATGCAGTCTACCCCGAAAGAGCGCCTTGAGGCTATCATGAAGGGTGGCATTGCCTATGCCGGAGAAAAAGCTAAAATTGCAAGCGTAGGCTGGTGTTTTGGGGGGATGCTGTCTTTACAGTCGGCATTGCTGGAAGGCAAACAGGCGGCAGGCTGTGTGATGTACTACGGTCGTCCGGAGCAGGATGTGGAAAAGCTCAAGACGCTGAACGTGGATGTATTGGGTATTTTCGGCAGTCAGGATCAGGGAATTCCGCCGGCTACCGTAGCCAAGTTTGAAGAAAATATGAAAGCGGCCGGCAAGCAGGTAACCATCAAGATGTACGATGCCGCACACGGTTTTGCCAATCCAAGCAATCCCAAGCACGATCCCACGGCAACAGCCGATGCGTACAAAAACGCTTTGGGGTATTTGAAAAAGAAATTGAGTTGA
- a CDS encoding BlaI/MecI/CopY family transcriptional regulator yields MEKLTNKEEEIMQALWKAENAFVKDLLPYFTNPPLHYNTVSTIIRNLEEKGYVSHRTFGNTYEYFPLISREDYQNQFVINKLVGDYFDNSYKNLVSYFAQNDKVSADELREILRMIEQG; encoded by the coding sequence ATGGAAAAGCTAACCAATAAAGAAGAAGAGATCATGCAGGCGCTCTGGAAAGCCGAAAACGCTTTTGTAAAAGACCTCCTGCCCTATTTTACCAATCCTCCGCTGCACTATAACACGGTATCGACCATTATCCGAAATCTGGAAGAAAAGGGATACGTAAGTCATCGTACGTTTGGCAATACATACGAATATTTCCCGCTCATCAGCCGGGAAGACTACCAAAATCAGTTTGTCATCAATAAGTTGGTAGGAGATTATTTTGATAATTCGTACAAAAACCTGGTTTCGTATTTTGCCCAAAACGATAAAGTCAGCGCCGACGAGCTGCGGGAGATCCTGCGCATGATTGAGCAGGGTTGA